A region from the uncultured Holophaga sp. genome encodes:
- a CDS encoding AraC family transcriptional regulator, translating into MNLPDNTVPSLAAPERPVEPGDLAELARLLVAFAPYDGSFDLRVPGLWVVKASRPHKAMVHGIQKASLCLVAQGAKSMFLGPEVIDYSASRMLVTSVDVPVGAQVTVASPEKPFVCLKLELDIQKIAELAPRVFPNGLPQLPAAPSLAICPVEHDIIQAAIRLVGLMGRAQDAELLAPLVVDEILVRLLQSPIGPRVAQLGRAESRMQRVSKAVSWVRTNYAQTLDVERLALLVNMSLSSFHQHFKSVTSMSPLQYQKVLRLQEARRLMLAKAMDAGTASRQVGYLSASQFSREYRRYFGHAPTQDLSRLKETGRPEAIEEN; encoded by the coding sequence ATGAACCTTCCTGACAACACCGTTCCCAGCCTTGCCGCCCCGGAGCGGCCCGTGGAACCGGGAGACCTGGCCGAACTGGCCAGACTCCTGGTGGCCTTTGCCCCCTACGACGGCTCCTTCGATCTCCGGGTACCGGGGCTCTGGGTCGTCAAGGCCTCCCGGCCCCACAAGGCCATGGTCCATGGCATCCAGAAGGCCTCCCTCTGCCTGGTGGCCCAGGGGGCCAAGTCCATGTTCCTGGGCCCCGAGGTCATCGACTACAGCGCATCGCGCATGCTGGTGACCTCGGTGGATGTGCCCGTGGGCGCCCAGGTGACCGTGGCCTCGCCCGAAAAGCCCTTCGTCTGCCTGAAACTGGAGCTGGACATCCAGAAGATCGCCGAGCTCGCGCCCCGCGTCTTCCCCAATGGCCTGCCCCAGCTGCCCGCCGCACCCAGCCTTGCCATCTGCCCCGTAGAGCACGACATCATCCAGGCGGCCATCCGGCTCGTGGGCCTCATGGGCCGCGCCCAGGACGCCGAGCTGCTTGCTCCCCTGGTGGTGGACGAGATCCTGGTACGCCTGCTCCAAAGCCCCATCGGCCCCCGGGTGGCCCAGCTGGGCAGGGCCGAGAGCCGGATGCAACGGGTGTCCAAGGCAGTCTCCTGGGTCCGGACCAACTACGCCCAGACCCTGGACGTCGAGCGCCTGGCCCTTCTGGTGAACATGAGCCTGTCCTCCTTCCACCAGCACTTCAAGTCCGTGACCTCCATGAGTCCCCTGCAATACCAGAAGGTCCTGCGCCTGCAGGAGGCCCGCCGCCTCATGCTCGCCAAGGCCATGGATGCGGGCACTGCCAGTCGACAAGTGGGCTACCTCAGCGCTTCCCAGTTCAGCCGGGAATACCGGCGCTACTTCGGCCACGCGCCTACCCAGGATCTTTCCCGCCTGAAAGAGACTGGGCGCCCCGAAGCCATCGAGGAAAACTGA
- a CDS encoding cupin domain-containing protein codes for MEILRNGSQASQKGPEAWFSGTVRVDPLFQVPAPARSFAATVTFEPGARTAWHTHPLGQYLIVTGGKGWVQREGGPIEEIHPGDVVLFAPGERHWHGATASTAMTHIAIVEHLDGKATDWMEHVADAHYLGRSAQ; via the coding sequence ATGGAGATTCTCCGCAACGGCTCCCAAGCATCCCAGAAGGGCCCCGAGGCCTGGTTCAGCGGCACGGTCCGCGTGGATCCTCTCTTCCAGGTGCCGGCGCCCGCCCGCAGCTTCGCCGCCACCGTGACCTTCGAGCCCGGGGCCCGGACCGCCTGGCACACCCACCCCCTGGGCCAGTACCTGATCGTCACGGGCGGCAAGGGCTGGGTGCAGCGGGAGGGCGGCCCCATTGAGGAGATCCATCCCGGTGATGTGGTCCTCTTCGCCCCCGGCGAGCGCCACTGGCACGGCGCCACGGCAAGCACCGCCATGACCCACATCGCCATCGTCGAACACCTGGACGGCAAGGCCACCGACTGGATGGAGCACGTCGCCGACGCACATTACCTGGGCCGGAGCGCCCAGTAG
- a CDS encoding efflux RND transporter periplasmic adaptor subunit, with translation MTAPDKTFSRFRLGGLMLLIVASAGAGILWARQSRRVAHEARAIQAEAAAGPSVRVALVQADGADGQLKLQGEAQPYVSTTLYPKVSGFLRRITVDKGSLVRQGQLLAVVESTETDRDTAALRADCENKQRTAERNRELGKVGALSQQAVDDAVAAARVARERLASQATLEGYQHLTAPFSGVVTQRFADPGAMLQNGGSTATAQPVLTLAQVDRLRVVLYLDQQQASRLKVGTELEVRPTDRPDQVRKVRISRAAGAVDPRTRTLLVEADLDNRDGSFLPGGAVMASLRLPGRPGTLRIPSECLTIRGSQTQVAVVGPEHRIAYRTVTPGEDNGLTVQILQGLQAGEQVVLSPTVTLAEGASVQPMAIESSRK, from the coding sequence ATGACCGCACCCGACAAGACCTTTTCCCGTTTCCGCCTGGGCGGACTCATGCTCCTGATCGTGGCTTCGGCCGGGGCGGGCATCCTGTGGGCCCGCCAGAGCCGACGCGTTGCCCATGAGGCCCGCGCCATCCAGGCCGAGGCAGCAGCCGGTCCCAGCGTCCGGGTCGCCCTCGTCCAGGCCGACGGGGCCGACGGGCAGCTGAAGCTCCAAGGGGAAGCCCAACCTTATGTTTCCACCACGCTATATCCCAAGGTCAGCGGATTCCTGCGCCGCATCACCGTGGACAAAGGCAGCCTGGTGCGTCAGGGCCAACTCCTGGCGGTGGTGGAGTCCACGGAGACGGACCGCGACACCGCCGCCCTGCGGGCCGATTGCGAAAACAAGCAGCGCACCGCCGAGCGGAACCGGGAGCTGGGCAAGGTCGGCGCCCTGAGCCAGCAGGCGGTGGACGACGCAGTGGCCGCCGCCCGGGTCGCCCGGGAAAGGCTCGCCAGCCAGGCGACCCTGGAGGGATACCAGCACCTCACGGCCCCCTTCTCCGGGGTCGTGACCCAGCGATTCGCGGACCCGGGTGCCATGCTCCAGAACGGAGGTTCCACGGCCACCGCCCAGCCCGTGCTCACCCTGGCCCAAGTGGACCGCCTCCGGGTGGTCCTCTACCTCGACCAGCAGCAGGCCTCGCGCCTGAAGGTGGGCACCGAGCTGGAAGTGCGCCCCACAGACCGCCCGGACCAGGTGCGGAAGGTCCGCATCTCCCGGGCGGCAGGCGCAGTGGATCCCCGAACCCGGACTCTGCTGGTGGAAGCCGACCTCGACAACCGCGATGGCAGCTTCCTGCCCGGCGGCGCGGTCATGGCCAGCCTGCGTCTCCCGGGGCGGCCCGGTACCCTCCGAATTCCTTCGGAATGCCTTACCATCCGTGGGAGCCAGACCCAGGTGGCGGTGGTGGGGCCCGAGCACCGGATCGCCTACCGCACCGTGACCCCAGGTGAGGACAACGGCCTGACGGTGCAGATCCTCCAGGGACTCCAGGCCGGTGAACAGGTGGTCCTGAGCCCGACGGTAACGTTGGCGGAGGGTGCATCGGTTCAACCCATGGCCATAGAGTCTTCCCGGAAATAG
- a CDS encoding IS5 family transposase (programmed frameshift), giving the protein MGKIKAWEVSDAFWEKASALIPSPQRDPEKIYRRKVGAGRPPKDPRKVFEAIVYVLRTGIQWKALPKDVYGSPSAIHTYFQKWHRAGFFTELWRAGLAEYDEMEGIAWEWLSIDGSQGKAPLAQEAVGPNPTDRGKNGSKVSLLVDGRGVPLSLVVCGANRQDVTQLELLLDALVVPEMRPDHETHLCADKGYRGMPANEAMWDRNYVPHLPVAEEDRTIALNDPSYRPRRWVVEVSPSWFKRFRKLLVRFEKTAASFVALLHLAAAMIC; this is encoded by the exons GTGGGGAAGATCAAAGCTTGGGAAGTGTCCGATGCATTCTGGGAAAAGGCTTCTGCCCTAATACCGTCCCCCCAAAGGGACCCCGAGAAAATCTATCGACGGAAGGTTGGAGCGGGGCGCCCCCCAAAGGACCCTCGCAAGGTCTTCGAGGCAATCGTCTATGTGCTCCGGACCGGTATCCAGTGGAAGGCCCTGCCAAAAGATGTCTATGGCAGTCCGAGCGCGATCCACACCTATTTCCAGAAGTGGCACAGGGCCGGGTTCTTCACCGAACTTTGGCGGGCAGGCTTGGCTGAATATGACGAAATGGAAGGAATCGCCTGGGAGTGGCTGAGTATTGACGGGAGCCAAGGAAAGGCTCCACTCGCGCAGGAAGCCGTGGGGCCGAACCCAACGGACCGG GGAAAAAACGGAAGCAAGGTCAGTCTGCTGGTGGACGGGCGTGGAGTCCCACTATCTCTCGTCGTGTGCGGCGCCAATCGACAGGATGTGACCCAGCTTGAGCTGCTTCTGGACGCGCTGGTCGTGCCGGAGATGCGTCCCGACCACGAGACTCATCTCTGTGCTGACAAGGGATATCGCGGCATGCCGGCCAACGAAGCCATGTGGGATCGGAACTACGTACCGCACTTGCCGGTGGCCGAGGAAGATCGGACGATTGCCCTGAACGACCCGAGTTATCGACCTCGGCGCTGGGTGGTTGAAGTCTCCCCCTCCTGGTTCAAACGGTTCCGAAAGCTGTTGGTCAGGTTTGAAAAGACCGCCGCCAGCTTTGTCGCTCTCCTGCATTTGGCAGCAGCCATGATTTGCTGA
- a CDS encoding efflux RND transporter permease subunit — protein MWIVRLALRRPYTIAVLCFLILLMGFLSIRRMQVDIFPSVDIPAVAVVWAYNGLSPEEMERRVVTITERSISTNVNGVDHIESQSIQGIGVVKVYFQSGADIGGAIAQLSSACSAAMRLMPPNMPVPFIIQYNAGNVPVVQLTAQSDTLSEQQIYDHTLNAVRLRLFTVPGITLPGPYGGKGRQVSVDLDLDRLAARGMSPADVLTGLSAQNVITPAGLVRMGNQELPVQTNSSPFKVDDFRDIPLRLVNGAPITLKDVARVYDGFADQTNIVRINGHRATYITVLKKPDASTLAVVDTAREMLPAIQAAAPKGMELRFDFDQSHFVRHAISDVIKEALIASALVSLMILFFLGSWRSMILVCSSIPLAITVGIIGLKLSGQTLNIMTLGGLSLAVGMLVDDATVEVENIHRNQAMGKSLVVAILDGAKQIATPAIVATLAICIVFFPVVLLVGPAKYLFTPLAMSVVYSMLASYVLSRTLVPTLAKMLLKKDHHGATLTRFNAWRERGFSRFQEAYGRVLERVLHHRRFVLILGLGLALVSTTLLGILGREFFPKVDAGMMKLHVRVAPGMRLEQTEAVVAQVEQAIRTALPPGEVESLTSNIGVPLSYNLAYVPTDNATSQDAELFISLRRGHRPTAEARQTLRAALKSRFPSVSFYFQPADIISQVINFGIPAPIDVQILGNNLQATSEVARKLEASMQRIPGAVDVRLKQVVDSPGLRVDVDRMQAARLGLNQQTIANGLLVALSGNGQLSPSYFLDPANGVNYTVSVKAPLSEVRTPQDLMKTPFPTNLNASLAQTASPQSGPAFQAGTETLSNFANLQRITLPSEVNHDTVRRVLDVMAEAEGRDLGSVVGDINKAVKALAPLPTGVQIRIRGQNEVMVEAFENMGAGLIIAIALVYLLMAVLFQSWLDPFIILFSVPGALVGILWMLAITGTTLNVESLMGAIMAVGIATSNSILLVSFANEVRVENPALGALEAALLAGKTRLRPVLMTALAMILGMVPMALALGEAGSQNAPLGRAVIGGLLMATLVTLFIVPVVYSLFRKKPPTAHLLDEQFHLDQQGSEA, from the coding sequence ATGTGGATCGTACGGCTGGCCCTGCGCCGCCCCTATACCATTGCTGTACTTTGCTTTCTCATCCTCTTGATGGGTTTCCTGTCCATCCGGCGGATGCAGGTGGACATCTTTCCCAGCGTGGACATTCCCGCCGTCGCCGTGGTCTGGGCCTACAACGGCCTGAGTCCCGAGGAGATGGAACGCCGGGTGGTCACCATCACCGAACGGTCCATCTCGACCAACGTGAACGGGGTGGATCACATCGAGTCCCAGAGCATCCAGGGCATCGGGGTGGTCAAGGTCTACTTCCAGTCCGGGGCCGACATCGGCGGGGCCATCGCCCAGCTCAGCTCGGCCTGCTCGGCGGCCATGCGCCTGATGCCGCCCAACATGCCGGTGCCCTTCATCATCCAGTACAACGCGGGCAACGTGCCGGTGGTGCAGCTCACGGCCCAGAGCGACACCCTCTCTGAACAGCAGATCTATGACCACACCCTCAACGCGGTGCGGTTGAGGCTCTTCACCGTGCCCGGCATCACCTTGCCGGGCCCCTACGGCGGCAAGGGGCGCCAGGTCTCCGTGGACCTGGACCTGGATCGCCTGGCGGCCCGGGGTATGAGCCCGGCCGATGTACTGACGGGCCTTTCGGCCCAGAACGTCATCACCCCGGCGGGCTTGGTGCGCATGGGTAACCAGGAGCTGCCGGTGCAGACCAACTCCAGCCCCTTCAAGGTCGATGACTTCCGGGACATCCCCCTGAGGCTGGTCAACGGCGCCCCGATCACCCTCAAGGATGTGGCCCGGGTCTACGACGGCTTTGCGGACCAGACCAACATCGTACGCATCAACGGCCACCGGGCCACCTACATCACTGTGCTCAAAAAGCCCGATGCCAGCACCCTGGCGGTGGTGGACACCGCCCGGGAGATGCTGCCGGCCATCCAGGCGGCTGCCCCCAAGGGCATGGAGCTGCGCTTCGACTTCGACCAGAGCCACTTCGTCCGCCACGCCATCAGCGATGTGATCAAAGAGGCCCTCATCGCCTCGGCCCTGGTCTCACTGATGATCCTTTTCTTCCTGGGATCGTGGCGCAGCATGATCCTGGTCTGCTCCTCGATCCCCCTCGCCATCACCGTGGGCATCATCGGGCTCAAGCTCTCGGGCCAGACCCTCAACATCATGACCCTGGGCGGCTTGAGCCTGGCGGTGGGCATGCTGGTGGACGATGCCACGGTGGAGGTGGAGAACATCCACCGCAACCAGGCCATGGGCAAGAGCCTGGTGGTGGCCATCCTGGATGGCGCCAAGCAGATCGCCACCCCGGCCATCGTCGCAACCCTGGCCATCTGCATCGTCTTCTTCCCGGTGGTGCTCCTGGTGGGTCCCGCCAAGTATCTCTTCACCCCCCTGGCCATGTCCGTGGTTTATTCCATGCTGGCCTCCTATGTCCTCTCCCGGACCCTGGTGCCCACCTTGGCCAAGATGCTCCTGAAGAAGGACCACCACGGAGCTACCCTGACCCGGTTCAACGCCTGGCGCGAGCGCGGCTTCTCCCGCTTCCAGGAGGCCTACGGTCGGGTTCTGGAGCGGGTGCTGCACCACCGCCGCTTCGTCCTGATCCTGGGGCTGGGCTTGGCCCTGGTGAGCACCACCCTGCTGGGCATTCTGGGCCGGGAGTTCTTCCCCAAGGTGGACGCCGGGATGATGAAGCTCCACGTCCGGGTGGCCCCAGGCATGCGCCTGGAACAGACCGAGGCGGTGGTCGCCCAGGTGGAGCAGGCCATCCGGACCGCCTTGCCTCCCGGTGAGGTCGAGAGCCTCACCAGCAATATCGGGGTGCCCCTCTCCTACAATCTCGCCTACGTGCCCACGGACAACGCCACCAGCCAGGACGCCGAGCTCTTCATTTCCCTGCGGCGGGGCCACCGCCCCACAGCGGAGGCCCGCCAGACGCTGCGGGCGGCCCTCAAGTCCCGATTCCCCAGCGTGTCCTTCTATTTTCAGCCCGCGGACATCATCAGCCAGGTGATCAACTTCGGCATTCCCGCCCCCATCGATGTCCAGATCCTGGGCAACAACCTCCAGGCGACCAGCGAGGTGGCCCGCAAGCTAGAAGCCTCCATGCAGCGGATTCCCGGAGCGGTGGATGTGCGCCTCAAGCAGGTGGTGGACTCCCCCGGGCTCCGGGTGGACGTGGACCGCATGCAGGCGGCCCGACTTGGGCTCAACCAGCAGACCATCGCCAACGGGCTTCTGGTGGCGCTCTCCGGCAACGGCCAGCTCTCCCCCTCCTACTTCCTGGACCCGGCCAACGGCGTGAACTATACCGTGAGCGTGAAGGCACCCCTCTCGGAGGTCCGGACCCCCCAGGACCTGATGAAGACCCCCTTCCCGACGAACCTGAATGCCAGCCTGGCCCAGACCGCCAGCCCCCAGAGCGGCCCCGCCTTCCAGGCCGGGACAGAGACCCTCTCCAACTTCGCCAATCTGCAGCGCATCACCCTTCCCAGCGAGGTCAACCATGACACCGTGCGCCGGGTGCTGGATGTGATGGCGGAGGCCGAAGGCCGGGACCTGGGCAGCGTAGTGGGGGACATCAACAAGGCCGTCAAGGCGCTCGCCCCCCTGCCCACGGGCGTTCAGATCAGGATCCGCGGCCAGAACGAAGTGATGGTGGAGGCCTTCGAAAACATGGGCGCAGGCCTCATCATCGCCATCGCCCTGGTCTACCTTCTGATGGCCGTGCTCTTCCAGAGCTGGCTGGACCCCTTCATCATCCTCTTCTCCGTGCCGGGGGCTCTGGTGGGCATCCTCTGGATGCTGGCCATCACGGGGACCACGCTCAACGTCGAGTCCCTGATGGGCGCCATCATGGCCGTGGGCATCGCCACCTCCAACTCGATCCTCCTCGTGAGCTTCGCCAACGAGGTGCGGGTGGAGAACCCCGCTCTGGGTGCCCTGGAGGCCGCCCTCCTGGCTGGGAAGACCCGCCTGCGCCCGGTCCTCATGACCGCTCTGGCCATGATCCTGGGCATGGTGCCCATGGCCCTCGCCCTGGGTGAGGCGGGCAGCCAGAACGCGCCCCTGGGCCGGGCGGTCATCGGTGGCCTGCTCATGGCCACCCTGGTCACCCTCTTCATCGTGCCCGTCGTCTACAGCCTTTTCCGGAAGAAGCCCCCCACGGCCCATCTCCTGGACGAGCAGTTCCACCTGGATCAGCAAGGAAGTGAAGCATGA